A genomic window from Pecten maximus chromosome 4, xPecMax1.1, whole genome shotgun sequence includes:
- the LOC117325732 gene encoding serine/threonine-protein kinase mos-like, with translation MFRLTSVDLYMRVHKVLNLRTIKMVMVKVREETHTFHHGHHHHTPTRGHLVHHRHGHNSPAHTLKSLFGKYRHLRCSSPKPNISTPKSKRLSESKRNCLSSEFRKPFLIKKNGAADDDDSVFIKEDFKLGKLLGAGGFGSVYMANGKSGHDSIAIKVMKKPTMSKNPDAMFESFKAELRCMQLAHPNIVQSLGATHMTSFEDGAWVVMEYAGDRTLQTALNESHVDLTIEIRVKFSTQIAQGLKYLHDNNIVHLDIKPANILITPDGVCKIGDLGCSQILEEGTGKVSPTQRSSLTGTFAYRAPELLRGDAPTRKADIYSYGVTMWQMLARDNPYGNENQHVVIFGVVAYGHRPKHPNMSEQCPFELCYRDLYSQCWDSVPENRPSADELVKVLDVWKKNV, from the coding sequence ATGTTTCGATTGACATCCGTCGACCTGTATATGCGAGTTCATAAAGTGCTAAATCTACGAACTATCAAGATGGTTATGGTCAAAGTGCGAGAGGAAACACATACATTTCATCACGGTCACCATCATCATACCCCAACACGTGGACACCTAGTTCATCATCGTCATGGACACAACAGCCCAGCGCATACGTTGAAGTCCTTATTTGGAAAATACCGACATCTCCGATGCTCATCTCCAAAACCGAACATCTCAACGCCAAAATCCAAGCGTTTGTCGGAATCAAAGAGGAACTGTCTCAGTAGTGAATTCAGAAAACCATTTTTGATCAAGAAAAATGGcgctgctgatgatgatgattcaGTGTTCATTAAGGAAGATTTCAAACTTGGAAAACTTCTTGGAGCCGGGGGTTTTGGTTCTGTGTATATGGCAAATGGAAAGTCTGGACATGACTCCATTGCTATTAAAGTAATGAAGAAGCCTACCATGAGCAAAAATCCCGATGCTATGTTTGAAAGTTTCAAAGCCGAGCTTCGGTGTATGCAACTCGCTCATCCTAATATTGTCCAATCATTAGGAGCTACCCATATGACGTCATTCGAAGATGGGGCATGGGTCGTTATGGAGTATGCCGGAGACAGAACATTGCAGACAGCTCTCAACGAATCCCACGTCGACCTGACGATCGAAATCAGAGTGAAATTTTCCACTCAGATTGCTCAAGGTCTGAAATATCTCCATGACAACAATATTGTACATTTGGATATTAAACCTGCCAACATCCTCATCACTCCAGACGGTGTTTGTAAAATCGGTGACCTTGGGTGCTCCCAGATTTTAGAGGAGGGGACCGGAAAGGTCAGCCCCACTCAAAGGTCATCCCTCACTGGTACATTTGCATATCGCGCGCCAGAACTACTTCGCGGTGATGCGCCTACTAGGAAAGCAGACATTTATTCATACGGCGTTACTATGTGGCAAATGCTAGCCCGTGATAACCCATATGGTAATGAGAACCAGCACGTAGTTATCTTCGGTGTTGTGGCCTACGGACACCGCCCTAAACACCCAAATATGTCGGAGCAGTGTCCGTTTGAACTTTGCTATCGTGACCTCTATTCGCAGTGTTGGGATTCGGTTCCTGAAAATCGGCCGTCTGCAGATGAGTTGGTGAAAGTGCTAGATGTGTGGAAGAAAAATGTGTAG
- the LOC117325735 gene encoding uncharacterized protein LOC117325735 — protein sequence MFWRRAYLDTLILRPVIMSVCIVILGQNIGQAQGLKCMKCINIDLDKSPAGLFINPFLNFIPGIRNTKCLEPSFISGIDTVTCPPNPESGYHVYRCGAYTGTINIALENGLTNSSLRVINRQCVLIYQGLNYGCHPQAYVEEDANDFQKIFESLDNLGVVEFQGHVCLSDDAEAAPQTTCSSRRATQSLMLVSVICFLCVTFKKL from the exons ATGTTTTGGCGGCGTGCATATTTAGATACACTCATTCTGAGACCCGTTATAATGAGCGTGTGTATTGTCATACTGGGACAGAACATCGGGCAAGCACAAG GACTGAAGTGTATGAAGTGCATCAATATTGACCTCGATAAGTCTCCTGCTGGCTTATTCATCAACCCATTTCTCAACTTTATCCCTGGGATTAGGAACACAAAGTGTTTGGAACCCTCCTTCATCTCAGGCATCGACACCGTCACGTGTCCTCCAAATCCCGAATCTGGGTATCATGTATACAGATGTGGGGCATACACTGGAACAATAAATATTGCCCTGGAGAATGGCCTAACAA ATAGTTCTCTTCGTGTGATCAATCGACAATGTGTCTTAATCTACCAGGGACTGAACTACGGCTGTCATCCACAGGCATATGTCGAGGAGGATGCGAACGATTTTCAGAAAATTTTTGAAAGCCTTGACAATTTAGGAGTTGTGGAATTCCAGGGACATGTCTGTTTGTCTGACGATGCCGAAGCTGCCCCACAAACCACGTGTAGCAGCCGACGCGCAACTCAATCCTTAATGCTCGTCagtgttatttgttttttgtgtgtaacttttaaaaagttgtaa